TTAGCCCATGCCGATGATGGCGTGATCTGGGGGCATTTTCATCAAGGCCATCTCTGCACCTCGAATAGTGTTCTTAGAGAATCCCCACCCCTTCACATTGAAACCCTCCAACAGTGCCGAATTTTTGGACAAGAGGGTGAAATTTTGCTCTGGAAAGCGGACGGTTCCTGGAAAGCAGGACTTGTGACCAATGCTGACGCCGAAAGAATTCAAGAAAAGCAGTTACTCTTAGGGACTCATGGAAACATCTATGCCTCTGAAGGCTTCACCGTCCTGTGGGATGGCGCTCAGGGGCTAAAACACGCTGTTCCTTTTACTCAAATTAAGTTTCAAGAAAACCAAAAACTGGCTCAGCCTCTGCGCCTGCTTGTTCATCACTACATTGACTATGACCAGGATGGATTAGCTCGCATTACCCTCAGTCGGCTAGTTAATTTCACAACCGATAGCACTGTTAAAGGAGGAGCGACATGATTGCCTCACCCGACAAACACTACATGTCTCCAGCAGAATACTTGGAATGGGAGCCTCAGCAAGACCTTAAGTACGAATATGTGAATGGCGAAGCCTACGCCATGACTGGGGGCACTATTCCTCACAATGCGATCGCCATTAACTTAATCGCTGCCTTACGCAATCAGGTGCGAGGCAGTGCCTGTCGGGTATTGGCATCCGATGCCAAAGTCAGTATTACGGAACAGGGGCCATTTTTCTACCCGGATGTTTTGGTGACCTGTGATGAGCGCGATCGCTCGGCCATTCAATTTGTCCAATTTCCCTGTCTGATTGTAGAAGTCCTATCCCAAACCACTGAAGCCTATGATCGCGGGGCTAAATTCAGTCAGTATCGCCGCCTAGAAAGTTTGCGCGAGTATGTCCTTATTAGTTCTGATCAAATAAGTGTGGAAATCTTTCGACTCAATGAACGAGGCAAATGGGAATTGACTCCCTACGCCATCAATGACACCATTCAATTCACCAGTATTGACTTTAAATTTTCCATTGATTTGCTCTACGAAGAAGTTGAGCTTTTACCCTGAACCCACTACTTGGTCATTTTGAATCAATTGTTCACGTTAGTTCCAGAAGCAATAGCCCATGTCTCCCAAGCATATTCGTAAAATCACCGATTCAAAGCATATTCGTAAAATCACCGATTCAAAACGTATTGCTCGTGCTCCCTATAATTTTGTGGAGTTACCAGATCAGGTGGTCAAAGCCCAAGACTTGCCGCCTGGCGATCGCTATCATCCCGATCGCTACACCGGAAAAATTGAATGCATCCTCACCACTGAATCTCCGCTGTATATTCGTTGCGGATTAACTCTAGATGAATTCAAACAGGGTAAAGAAGCAAAAGACCTGCCAGATTTCTTCTATATTTTTGACAAGTTAAAACCTGTAATTCCAGGTAGTAGCATTCGTGGTATGCTCCGTACCCTGGTTGAAATTGTGAGTTTTGGCAAGATTGATCGGGTATCTAGCAAACAAAAGTTCTTCTTTCGCGCGGTTGCTGCGAAGAAAGATGATCCGCTGGCAGAGCCTTATAAGACATGCCTGAAAAATGTTAGGGCTGGCTATCTAGTTAAAAGAAACGATGGCTGGTATATCCGTCCTGCAAGACTGATAGGCAGTGATTCATTTGTCTGGATTAAAGAAAAGAAAGTGGTTGAAAGCTTTCAACAAAGCTTTCCTGACTTTACCCCTATGACAGAGGCTAACTATCGACCTCAGTATGTTGTGAATGTAGGATTTGGAGATGTTGTTACTAGAAATAATCGCCACTTTGCCAAACAAATTAGCCCAAGGCCAGATGGGCAGGAGTATATTGGGGTACTTGTCACCAGTGGTAATATGGCAGAGGGAAGTGATGATTCTAGAAGTACAAACCGTAAAAACCATTGCCTTATTCGTGAACCCAATAAAAATGCTGAATTGATCAAAATCAATGATGCTGCCATTCAAGACTATTGTAGTTCACTAACGGATTTTCAAAAGCAGTCTCCCCCATTCAAGGAAGATCTCGGAGTTTTGGAGAATGGTCGCTGCATATTTTACTGCCAACCAGAACAGCAGGGAGGAGAAGTTACACTTTTTGGTCAGAGTCCAAACTTTCGGATTCCTTATTCTCCTCAGAAAAATGGAAGGGCTGCTTCGGCAGAAGATTTTATTCCTGAGTCACTGAAAGATTCCAAAACTATTGATTTTGCAGATGCTATCTTTGGCTTTGTCCGAAATAAGAAGCAAGAGGAAGATTTTACTCAGGCTGTTCCCAGTCGCGTTTTTATCTCAGATGCTGTGTGTCAGCAAACGAATGGTGAGGATGTTTGGTTGTCTACTAGCCCTATTGTGCCGAAAATTCTTGCAGGGCCTAAGCCAACCACATTTCAGCATTACTTAGTGCAAACTCAAGCTGGCAAGCCAGACCTGAAGCATTATGGTAGTAAGAAGCCGGGCAAAAAAACTGTTATCCGGGGGCATAAGCTCTATTGGCATAAGGACAAAAATCCAGCCATCAGGCTTGAAAATCCTGAAGAGGTTTCTGACACGCAGAAAACCCAGATTAAGCCAATTAAGCCAGGCGTTAGTTTTCAGTTCACGATTCATTTTGAGAATCTCAGTGATGTTGAACTAGGGGCGCTGCTCTGGGTGCTGGATCTGGCCCAGAATGAGCAATATCGGCTCTCCTTAGGTATGGGCAAGCCGTTGGGCATGGGAGCTGTCAAGATCACCCATCAGCTTTATCTGAATCAACGCAAGCAGCGGTACGAGAAGCTGTTTGCGGATGAGCAGTGGTTTACGGGATACTCTGCTGAGCCAGATTCATCAAAATCCTATGTCAAAGCATTTGATGCCTATATTCATCAGGCAATTGGTGCCACTAAATCTTCACTAAAAGACGTGCGACGCATCAAAATGCTGCTGGCCATGCTGAGTTGGACTGAGGCTCCACCCTCTGAGAAAACTCGTTATCTGGAAATTGAGTGTGATCCGAAAAAGACAAC
This DNA window, taken from Trichothermofontia sichuanensis B231, encodes the following:
- a CDS encoding TIGR03986 family type III CRISPR-associated RAMP protein — its product is MSPKHIRKITDSKHIRKITDSKRIARAPYNFVELPDQVVKAQDLPPGDRYHPDRYTGKIECILTTESPLYIRCGLTLDEFKQGKEAKDLPDFFYIFDKLKPVIPGSSIRGMLRTLVEIVSFGKIDRVSSKQKFFFRAVAAKKDDPLAEPYKTCLKNVRAGYLVKRNDGWYIRPARLIGSDSFVWIKEKKVVESFQQSFPDFTPMTEANYRPQYVVNVGFGDVVTRNNRHFAKQISPRPDGQEYIGVLVTSGNMAEGSDDSRSTNRKNHCLIREPNKNAELIKINDAAIQDYCSSLTDFQKQSPPFKEDLGVLENGRCIFYCQPEQQGGEVTLFGQSPNFRIPYSPQKNGRAASAEDFIPESLKDSKTIDFADAIFGFVRNKKQEEDFTQAVPSRVFISDAVCQQTNGEDVWLSTSPIVPKILAGPKPTTFQHYLVQTQAGKPDLKHYGSKKPGKKTVIRGHKLYWHKDKNPAIRLENPEEVSDTQKTQIKPIKPGVSFQFTIHFENLSDVELGALLWVLDLAQNEQYRLSLGMGKPLGMGAVKITHQLYLNQRKQRYEKLFADEQWFTGYSAEPDSSKSYVKAFDAYIHQAIGATKSSLKDVRRIKMLLAMLSWTEAPPSEKTRYLEIECDPKKTTCIAQPKPGKSTANEYADRPVLPTPLQVIGWESCGNENDNPNSGNSGKGNSPKPNSPKSGKGGSPGGAEHHRSSSKPQKSSSAGTGKTSMAAALERATQRPKRP
- the csx19 gene encoding type III-D CRISPR-associated protein Csx19 — translated: MNTLTRTPIKTDTVSANLKDWLEAQAQQHQLTYLLAHADDGVIWGHFHQGHLCTSNSVLRESPPLHIETLQQCRIFGQEGEILLWKADGSWKAGLVTNADAERIQEKQLLLGTHGNIYASEGFTVLWDGAQGLKHAVPFTQIKFQENQKLAQPLRLLVHHYIDYDQDGLARITLSRLVNFTTDSTVKGGAT
- a CDS encoding Uma2 family endonuclease, giving the protein MIASPDKHYMSPAEYLEWEPQQDLKYEYVNGEAYAMTGGTIPHNAIAINLIAALRNQVRGSACRVLASDAKVSITEQGPFFYPDVLVTCDERDRSAIQFVQFPCLIVEVLSQTTEAYDRGAKFSQYRRLESLREYVLISSDQISVEIFRLNERGKWELTPYAINDTIQFTSIDFKFSIDLLYEEVELLP